A stretch of Lactuca sativa cultivar Salinas chromosome 6, Lsat_Salinas_v11, whole genome shotgun sequence DNA encodes these proteins:
- the LOC111891404 gene encoding peroxidase 12 has product MAMTFLRASCLPTLFLILLSCNMRASEAQTPAPAPGLSYTFYRTTCPQLESIVRTQLQTVFNSDIGQAAGLLRLHFHDCFVQGCDGSVLLDGSASGPSEKDAPPNLSLRAQAFVIIENLRRLVHNACNRTVSCSDLTALAARDAVFLSGGPNYSIPLGRRDGTTFATRNATLANLPPPTANTTTILNSLSTKGFTPTDVVALSGGHTIGIAHCTSFTPRLFPTRDPTMDQTFFNNLRLTCPTNVTDNTTFMDIRSPNVFDNRYYVDLMNRQGLFTSDQDLYTDSRTRGIVTNYAINQTLFFRDFVNAMIKMGQLSVLTGTQGQIRTNCSRVNSNNLFILPGMENNEDEKLASY; this is encoded by the exons ATGGCTATGACTTTCTTGAGAGCGTCATGCCTACCAACActctttttaatattattatcatgtaaCATGAGAGCTTCAGAAGCTCAAACTCCGGCACCTGCGCCGGGTTTGTCGTATACATTCTACCGGACTACTTGTCCGCAGCTTGAATCCATCGTACGCACACAGCTTCAGACAGTTTTCAACTCCGACATCGGCCAAGCTGCTGGTTTGCTCCGACTTCACTTCCATGATTGCTTCGTTCAA GGATGTGATGGTTCTGTGTTGCTTGACGGTTCTGCGAGCGGACCAAGCGAGAAGGATGCACCGCCCAACTTGTCCTTGCGTGCACAAGCATTTGTGATCATAGAAAATCTTCGTAGACTCGTCCACAATGCTTGCAACCGCACAGTCTCTTGTTCAGATCTGACTGCCCTTGCTGCTCGTGATGCTGTATTTTTG TCGGGCGGTCCCAACTATAGCATACCATTGGGCAGACGTGATGGGACTACCTTTGCCACTAGAAACGCTACTCTAGCCAACCTTCCACCACCCACGGCTAACACGACCACAATATTAAATTCCCTTTCCACGAAAGGGTTCACTCCCACTGATGTTGTGGCCCTATCTGGTGGTCACACCATTGGGATAGCCCATTGCACTTCTTTCACCCCTCGGCTCTTCCCAACACGAGATCCAACAATGGACCAAACCTTTTTCAATAATCTAAGATTAACATGCCCAACAAATGTAACCGACAACACAACTTTCATGGACATTCGGTCTCCAAATGTGTTCGATAATAGGTATTATGTTGACCTCATGAATCGTCAAGGGCTTTTCACATCAGATCAAGACTTGTATACGGATAGTAGGACTCGAGGCATCGTCACAAACTATGCGATAAACCAAACCTTGTTTTTCCGTGACTTTGTGAATGCAATGATAAAGATGGGGCAATTGAGTGTATTGACGGGCACACAAGGGCAAATTCGTACAAATTGCTCACGTGTAAACTCAAACAACCTGTTTATATTACCGGGCATGGAAAACAATGAAGACGAGAAGTTGGCATCATATTAG